The following DNA comes from Bactrocera neohumeralis isolate Rockhampton unplaced genomic scaffold, APGP_CSIRO_Bneo_wtdbg2-racon-allhic-juicebox.fasta_v2 cluster11, whole genome shotgun sequence.
NNNNNNNNNNNNNNNNNNNNNNNNNNNNNNNNNNNNNNNNNNNNATAATTTgctcttattacaatttattttaaattgctcaatacataaatttgattacaaaaaggtgaataacttaattttaattcttacaaCAGTATCGGGAGTATCAGCTTCTGCATCCTGATTTCGGGCGGTCCGCTTGTTCCTTTTTGAGGTGTTTTACTCCGCTACTTGGGAGTGGATGACGTCACAGTTCAGGCTTTGATTGTTGTCTTGGTGGTTTTGCACTTTTGTCTACACAGTTGAATATGCTGCGAAAATAATTTTCTCAGTTGCACAGTTATTATTGTCGTATTAGAGTCACTTTGAGCACTTGGTGTTATGGCAGCTTTTCTACGTTGATTCCTTCTTGTTTAGGGGCAacaatagtttttattaatgcACAGTTTTGAGTCTCTTTGAGCACGTTTTTAGATAACAGCAGTTTTGTTAAGCTGCTTAGTTACCTACACGCGGATAACAGAAGTTTTTATTAATGTGCGATTAGAGTTACTTTAAACACGTTTAGACAGCAGTTTCCTaacgctgtttttttttatgctcgcgggcaacaacaattttatcaaTGCGCGATTTAGAGTTTTCTAACGCTGCTTTTTTCAACCGATATagacaatttaattttgaagtccctgctcgggcgccagttaatgcTTGCCACCAGATGATTAACAACACGCTGGTTTGAATGGTGAAGTCGAactcgaatttctttattaaaaacgtttcttttatacagaatttttcttatatactataaacttacatatgtactaattcttacttactagtacttatttctatatactaacgtaagcaataattatagccAAACAGCAAACCTCAGTTTGGTCGAGAAACGGCTCACATTGCGGCGGCACGACTTCCGTTCTAgtttagtgccgacgaaatgtgctgtcgttgtaaattttggaaattgagcaatgatattgtatttttacagaatattgctgaattggGTAATATCAGTATATTTGCTAGCTACGAGTTCGGTACCGACGTGATGTTACCCCAAATAGCTGTTTAACGTTTTAACGTTTTAACGGCCAACGTTACCGGTTTTTAGTTTTACGGCACTTTTCTTTTAACGGGTTTGTAcctctttttattttgtttaggaACGGCACTTTATGTTTTTGGcggtagtttttaataaatttgcttcACCGCAATAAATCTCATGCACAAACTTTATcaggaaaaataataacaaaagctcTTATTTCAACACTGCTTTTATTTTAACACTCCACTGTATGCTAACTGAATTATCCACCTTTTAGTTTTGGTTtctcttcttttctttctttgtgTTTGCGCACTTTTGAACTAGTGAATTTCACCACACACTTCACAAAACGTTTTTAGTTTaggttaatttgtattttattttcttttatggtTGATTTTACCACTTCGTTTTTTGTTCACTTGTGTGTATGTCATATGTCGCATATGTGCACtttccacttaattttatatatacatatatgtatatgcacaaagtgttatatttttcacaaaccactgttttcttctttttttttttttgatgtatgtatattttttaatgtctttgtccagacatttattttcaatatttgtcaCTTTGGTCACTTGCACTCGACCGAAACCGGAAGAAATGGAAAATTCACAGGCAATTGCTCACTCgttcgaaattaaattaatacgtTAAGTATTACTTTGAAATTCCTTTCGAAAATTAAAGGCACTTTACAGCCACGCACtgagtccctgctcgggcgccatgaaataatcttaagcgtttttaagattaaaattaaacacgTCGGACTCACTGAGATGCGCAACTACGAGCTTATTGCCTGTGCTAAGTTcgagtttaaaaatttctggtaaaaattgaaaagcgtCCGTTCGCGGGTATAGTCTTCAATACAATAGCATTCTTTATTTCAACAGTTCATtagttagcctaaatcttaacctAACGGCTTAGACCAgaggtaagtatgtatacaaaaaggggtaagtatgtagttctaattcaattcagcatcttaagttcattgtaatagattattctaatacataggtagtagattatggttatacttgtatattacagAAATtgtaatgcccggtttcacagtctaTATTTAagatgtgcctaaataaaatcttagcttagcattgttgcaaactgagtagtcgtttgcgtttcacagtcaatgcttaatttctataaaattttattatgatatatggcaccGTTGTGGACAAcatttgttttacaaatgtcatccaCCAACATatgattgaaatatttaaattattatagacAACGTATAAATTTGAAAGGAAACTTATGTCGTAAATGGATGAAACCCAGAAAAGGACCCCGAATTTCACCGCAAGCGAGTCGGAGCAGCTATTGGAACTGGTGGAGAAATATAAAGCAGTCATTGAATGCAAGCGGACGGACACTTGCACGAACGCTAAAAAAGATGCCGCATGGAAGCGTATCGAATATGATTTCAATTCACAGTGTCCATCTGGCTGCCATCGCAgtgcaaaaatattgaagaaaaagtaTCTCAATCTGAAAAGAGAGGTAAAAAAGCGAGTTGCAGAGGATAAAAGATCTCTTTATTTAACTGGAGGAGGACCACCATCAAAGAAATTGTTAACTGAGTGTGATGAAAAACTTTTGACTGTGTTGCATGAGAAGCAAGTTAGTGGCATGCAGAGTGTGTATGACAATGATGTAATTGCCGTAAATATTGATGGTGAGTTTATAcacttgattttattttcaggaTATTTCAAATGTATGATTTTATCAATTCTCTAAAATAGAGTCAGTGATATTGGAGGAAAATACATTAGAAAGCATAGTGGATCTCGAAAACACGACTGAAGTGGAAAATTATAAAGGAATAAGTGGTAAAGaactttaaagtaaaaaa
Coding sequences within:
- the LOC126765748 gene encoding myb/SANT-like DNA-binding domain-containing protein 3, with product MDETQKRTPNFTASESEQLLELVEKYKAVIECKRTDTCTNAKKDAAWKRIEYDFNSQCPSGCHRSAKILKKKYLNLKREVKKRVAEDKRSLYLTGGGPPSKKLLTECDEKLLTVLHEKQVSGMQSVYDNDVIAVNIDESVILEENTLESIVDLENTTEVENYKGISESDNVTLNVE